A window of Deinococcus detaillensis contains these coding sequences:
- a CDS encoding Ig-like domain-containing protein: MQRSFLQGVAVLTLGLALTACSGGTPTPAGDTTKPTLSASAAPTTTNASITVSGTSSDNVGVTAIEYTLNGGARQSVTVGDTFSFPAALNVGSNTIVVYAKDAAGNETSTTLTVTRSNAPDTTAPTIVSVSPANAATGVAKDANIVVTFSEPMNQASAQAAFQSADVGASTITWSAGGTVMTVNPNADLAYTAAGKSYSFQVTNTATDLAGNALSNPANATFKTYKQLSVTLPIKATTVGEISNTFAVNSVASDILVGDQSNNTSRRGFVGFDISSLPSGLDPNNVLSARLRMYVNSPIVGMPFTDLFPASSCSGLFCVLLGKSVVLEHVTYGNTIVGSAYNIAPLSTDVRGLTDETPCGSGICFFVGTTTGWNASDISPWLKDDLTNRAARGNLSEVRMKFPIDTNGDNASDYIAISNNANKAQLVVTYLIP, translated from the coding sequence ATGCAGCGTTCTTTTTTACAAGGTGTAGCAGTACTGACGCTCGGTTTGGCGCTCACGGCTTGCAGCGGCGGCACACCAACTCCCGCAGGCGATACCACCAAGCCGACACTCAGCGCCTCAGCAGCGCCGACCACCACCAATGCCAGCATCACCGTTAGCGGCACCAGCAGCGACAATGTCGGGGTTACCGCTATCGAATACACCCTCAACGGCGGCGCACGTCAGAGCGTGACGGTCGGCGACACCTTCAGCTTTCCGGCAGCGCTTAATGTCGGCAGCAACACCATCGTCGTGTATGCCAAAGATGCGGCGGGCAATGAAACGTCCACCACCCTGACCGTGACCCGTTCCAATGCCCCCGACACCACTGCGCCCACGATTGTCTCGGTCTCGCCTGCCAACGCCGCTACAGGGGTTGCCAAAGACGCCAACATCGTCGTGACTTTTTCGGAGCCGATGAATCAGGCCAGTGCTCAGGCGGCTTTTCAATCGGCGGACGTGGGAGCCAGCACCATTACCTGGAGTGCGGGCGGCACGGTGATGACGGTCAATCCCAATGCAGATTTGGCGTATACCGCTGCGGGCAAGTCCTACAGTTTCCAGGTCACCAACACCGCCACTGACTTGGCAGGCAACGCGCTGAGCAATCCGGCCAACGCGACCTTCAAGACCTACAAACAGCTGTCGGTCACTTTGCCGATCAAGGCCACGACGGTGGGCGAAATCAGCAACACCTTCGCCGTGAACTCGGTGGCAAGCGACATTTTGGTGGGAGATCAAAGCAACAATACATCCCGGCGCGGTTTCGTCGGCTTCGATATTTCCAGTTTGCCTTCTGGCCTTGACCCCAACAATGTGTTGTCGGCGCGGCTGAGGATGTATGTCAATTCGCCGATTGTGGGTATGCCGTTCACCGATTTGTTCCCAGCTTCTTCTTGCAGTGGCCTCTTCTGTGTTCTGCTCGGCAAAAGCGTGGTGTTGGAGCACGTGACTTATGGCAATACCATCGTGGGCAGCGCTTACAACATTGCGCCGCTGAGTACTGACGTGCGCGGTCTGACCGATGAAACGCCCTGCGGCTCCGGCATCTGTTTTTTCGTTGGCACCACCACGGGTTGGAATGCCAGCGACATCAGCCCCTGGCTCAAAGACGATCTGACCAACCGCGCCGCACGCGGCAATCTCAGCGAAGTGCGGATGAAATTCCCGATTGATACCAACGGCGACAATGCGTCGGACTATATCGCTATTAGCAACAATGCCAATAAAGCGCAATTGGTGGTGACGTACCTGATTCCCTAA
- the nspC gene encoding carboxynorspermidine decarboxylase, protein MTAAPAEFQITLPDVYPAEQIPWDTIPSPAFVLDESRLRRNLSLISQVQAASGAQIIVAFKGFSMFSTFHWLREYGVTGATASSLNEAILAKQEMRGEVHVYAPAYADNEFPQLLELADHLSFNSFSQWERFKPQVEAARAAGKQVGIGIRINPEYAEVETDLYNPAGPFSRLGVTRSNFRPDLLNGVDGLHFHTLCEKDSDTLERTLEVVERNFGEFLPQMQWVNFGGGHLMTRAGYDTDRLIRLVRDFRQKWNVDVILEPGSAFGWQTGWLLSTVLDVVENGKKIALLDVSVSAHMPDVMEMPYRPNVLGAALPGELVHDYLLGGTTCLAGDVIDEYSFPNELKVGDRVIFDDMMHYTMVKTSFFNGVKHPDIGIWHQNGTYEIVREFGYDQFRAKLS, encoded by the coding sequence ATGACTGCCGCCCCCGCCGAATTCCAGATCACCCTCCCCGACGTCTATCCCGCCGAGCAAATCCCCTGGGACACCATTCCCAGCCCCGCCTTCGTGCTTGACGAATCAAGGCTGCGGCGCAACTTGTCGCTGATTTCGCAGGTGCAGGCCGCCAGTGGAGCGCAAATTATCGTGGCTTTTAAGGGCTTTTCGATGTTCAGCACCTTCCATTGGCTGCGCGAATACGGCGTCACTGGAGCCACCGCCAGCAGCCTCAACGAAGCGATTTTGGCCAAGCAGGAAATGCGCGGCGAGGTGCATGTCTACGCTCCGGCCTACGCCGACAATGAGTTCCCGCAACTCCTGGAACTGGCCGACCACCTGAGCTTCAATTCGTTCTCGCAGTGGGAGCGTTTTAAGCCACAAGTCGAAGCTGCCCGCGCCGCAGGCAAACAAGTCGGCATCGGCATCCGCATCAATCCCGAATACGCCGAAGTCGAAACCGATCTCTACAACCCTGCCGGGCCATTTTCGCGTCTCGGCGTGACCCGCAGCAACTTCCGCCCCGATCTCCTTAACGGCGTGGACGGCCTGCACTTTCATACCCTCTGCGAAAAAGATTCCGACACCCTGGAGCGCACCTTGGAAGTCGTGGAGCGCAATTTCGGCGAGTTCTTGCCGCAGATGCAGTGGGTCAACTTCGGCGGCGGCCACCTGATGACCCGCGCCGGCTACGACACCGACCGCTTGATCCGGCTGGTGCGAGACTTCCGCCAGAAGTGGAACGTGGACGTGATTCTGGAACCGGGTTCGGCCTTTGGCTGGCAGACTGGCTGGCTGCTCAGCACCGTACTCGACGTGGTGGAAAACGGCAAGAAGATCGCCCTGCTCGATGTCTCGGTCAGCGCCCACATGCCCGACGTCATGGAAATGCCTTACCGCCCAAATGTCCTCGGTGCGGCTTTACCGGGCGAACTGGTCCATGATTACTTGCTGGGCGGCACCACTTGCTTGGCGGGCGACGTGATCGACGAATATTCTTTTCCCAATGAACTCAAAGTCGGTGACCGAGTCATCTTTGACGACATGATGCATTACACCATGGTCAAGACTTCCTTCTTTAACGGCGTCAAGCATCCCGACATCGGTATTTGGCATCAAAACGGCACCTATGAAATCGTGCGGGAGTTCGGCTACGATCAATTCAGGGCTAAATTAAGTTAG
- the trpS gene encoding tryptophan--tRNA ligase: MSTVFSGIQPTGEPHIGNLFGAMFNYVKLGEQYGKNAIYCIVDLHAPTNPLAYDKDTLARLTYEMALANMAVGLDPEKVIFFVQSHVREHSELSWLFTVQTPVGELERMTQYKDKAGKLESVPAGLLMYPVLMAADILLYKADTVPVGEDQLQHIELTREIARRFNHTFGETFPEPRAVLTQEALRVPGVDGNGKMGKSKGPGSTIGILEDFGSIWQKLRVAPTDPARVRRTDPGNPDICLIFDYHKLFSDLPTIQMVDVECRRAGIGCIDCKKALLTGIERTLTPIQERAAELQQRPQQVYDALAHGADQARAIAQPVMEEVREKMGFLKL, translated from the coding sequence ATGTCTACGGTTTTTTCAGGAATCCAGCCCACCGGCGAGCCGCACATCGGCAACCTGTTTGGGGCGATGTTCAATTACGTCAAATTGGGCGAGCAGTACGGCAAAAACGCCATTTACTGCATCGTGGATTTGCACGCGCCGACCAATCCTCTGGCTTACGACAAAGATACCTTGGCCCGCCTGACTTACGAAATGGCGCTGGCGAATATGGCGGTAGGGCTCGACCCCGAAAAAGTTATTTTCTTCGTGCAGTCGCATGTCCGCGAGCATTCGGAGCTGAGTTGGCTCTTTACGGTGCAGACTCCGGTGGGCGAGTTGGAGCGCATGACCCAGTACAAAGACAAAGCCGGCAAGCTGGAGAGCGTCCCGGCGGGGCTGCTGATGTACCCGGTGCTGATGGCCGCCGACATCCTTTTGTATAAGGCCGACACTGTGCCCGTCGGTGAAGATCAGCTTCAGCACATTGAGCTGACCCGCGAAATTGCCCGGAGATTTAACCACACCTTCGGGGAGACATTTCCTGAGCCGAGGGCGGTGCTGACCCAAGAAGCCCTGCGGGTGCCCGGCGTGGACGGCAACGGCAAGATGGGCAAAAGCAAGGGGCCGGGCAGCACCATCGGCATCTTGGAGGACTTCGGCAGCATCTGGCAAAAGCTGCGGGTCGCTCCCACCGACCCCGCCCGCGTGCGCCGCACTGATCCGGGCAACCCCGACATCTGCCTGATCTTCGATTACCACAAACTCTTCAGCGACCTGCCGACCATCCAGATGGTGGACGTGGAGTGCCGCCGCGCCGGAATCGGCTGCATCGATTGCAAAAAAGCCCTGCTGACCGGCATCGAGCGCACGCTGACGCCCATTCAGGAGCGGGCCGCCGAGTTGCAGCAACGCCCCCAGCAGGTTTACGACGCGCTGGCCCACGGAGCCGATCAGGCCCGCGCTATCGCCCAGCCGGTCATGGAAGAAGTGCGGGAGAAAATGGGGTTTTTGAAGCTGTGA
- a CDS encoding segregation/condensation protein A — protein sequence MTSLTAANPFLFTFPNFSGTLSELAAELRSERLEPGEVPLLLLTREVLARAAAQQLRPEEHAETLPLLAGVIALKARLLLPKPEALAAEGAGEWDELEEVLESVEALAELDALVSFLSQRRSERAGLIAARPLDLQLPRKVRPAAGSAGLAKLVKAAQSTVREVQVPLLSRERLTLAGALRALSAFGTRLRTFTFFSVPVKDWGERATYFLALLEGVKDGTFSVQQAEPFADIEVRHLREELEEVS from the coding sequence TTGACTTCTCTCACGGCGGCCAATCCTTTCCTGTTCACCTTTCCCAACTTTTCCGGCACGCTCAGTGAGCTGGCCGCCGAGTTGCGCTCCGAGCGGCTGGAACCGGGCGAGGTGCCGCTGCTGCTGCTGACCCGCGAAGTGCTGGCGCGGGCAGCCGCCCAGCAGCTGAGGCCTGAAGAACACGCCGAAACGCTGCCGCTGCTGGCTGGGGTGATTGCCCTCAAGGCCCGTTTGCTACTGCCGAAACCAGAAGCGCTGGCGGCAGAAGGCGCGGGCGAATGGGACGAGTTGGAAGAGGTGCTGGAAAGCGTGGAAGCTTTGGCCGAGCTGGACGCTCTGGTGTCGTTTTTGAGTCAGCGGCGCTCGGAGCGGGCGGGACTGATCGCGGCGCGGCCTCTCGATCTCCAGTTGCCCCGAAAAGTGCGGCCAGCGGCGGGCAGCGCGGGGCTGGCCAAATTGGTCAAGGCCGCCCAAAGCACGGTGCGCGAAGTGCAGGTGCCGCTGCTTTCCCGCGAGCGCCTGACCCTGGCCGGAGCGCTGCGGGCACTCAGCGCCTTTGGCACGCGGCTGCGAACGTTTACTTTTTTCAGCGTACCGGTGAAAGACTGGGGCGAGCGGGCCACCTATTTTTTGGCGCTGCTGGAAGGCGTCAAGGACGGAACGTTCAGCGTGCAGCAAGCCGAGCCATTCGCGGACATCGAGGTGCGGCACTTGCGCGAGGAGTTGGAAGAGGTGTCTTAG
- a CDS encoding 2-deoxy-5-keto-D-gluconate 6-phosphate aldolase domain-containing protein, protein MKPNPSALYILPFDHRGSFEQGLFGLEPPLSAEQTAQIKAAKQVVYEGFLEANEALDKGGILVDEQFGAEILQDAQRRGILTACPVEKSGQDEFDFEYGDDYEAHIEAMNPAYVKVLVRYNPTGDGESNARQREKLARLSTYLQAAQRPLMFELLVPATDTEKTADYDTQIRPELMVRAIHELQDAGIEPQLWKVEGVGSHQNAEALVQAARCGGRGNVDLIILGRGADDQQVKAWLETAATTPGFTGFAVGRTTFWDALKAYLAKEISREAAVSQIARNYSGWVQAFESARKKV, encoded by the coding sequence ATGAAACCCAATCCCAGCGCCCTTTACATCCTGCCGTTTGACCACCGGGGTTCGTTCGAGCAGGGCCTGTTCGGCTTAGAGCCGCCCCTGAGTGCCGAGCAGACCGCTCAGATCAAAGCCGCCAAGCAAGTGGTCTACGAGGGCTTTTTGGAAGCGAACGAGGCCCTAGACAAAGGCGGCATTCTGGTCGACGAGCAGTTCGGCGCGGAAATTTTACAAGACGCCCAGCGGCGCGGCATCCTGACCGCCTGTCCGGTGGAAAAGAGCGGCCAAGACGAGTTCGACTTCGAATATGGAGACGACTATGAGGCCCATATCGAGGCGATGAACCCGGCGTATGTCAAGGTGCTGGTGCGCTACAACCCCACCGGGGACGGCGAATCCAACGCCCGCCAGCGAGAGAAATTAGCCCGCCTGTCCACTTACTTGCAGGCTGCTCAGCGTCCGCTGATGTTTGAATTGCTCGTTCCCGCCACCGACACGGAAAAAACTGCTGATTACGATACTCAGATTCGCCCCGAGTTGATGGTGCGGGCCATTCACGAGTTGCAAGACGCGGGCATAGAACCGCAACTGTGGAAAGTGGAGGGCGTCGGCAGCCACCAAAACGCTGAGGCGCTGGTGCAAGCCGCTCGGTGCGGCGGACGCGGCAACGTAGACCTGATTATCTTGGGGCGCGGCGCGGACGACCAGCAAGTCAAAGCGTGGCTGGAGACCGCAGCGACCACTCCCGGCTTCACCGGTTTCGCGGTGGGCCGAACGACCTTCTGGGACGCCCTCAAGGCCTATTTGGCAAAGGAAATCAGCCGTGAAGCCGCCGTCAGCCAGATTGCCCGCAACTATTCCGGTTGGGTGCAGGCCTTCGAGTCTGCGCGGAAGAAGGTCTAG
- the cydB gene encoding cytochrome d ubiquinol oxidase subunit II: MDYAALWFWIVTACFAIYFFLEGFDFGVDLLRPFLARNERERKALINTIGPFWDGNEVWVILAAGAIFATFPLWYGALLTGLYPLFTLILLALIGRGVAFEFRAQVDHRHWRVFWDVTSFIGSFIPAFAWGLIMAALVQGLPIGQAGVYQGTLTSYITPFTLFGGLTTTLLFMLHGATFLLLRLDTQSALHARARSAALFWGAFATVAVLGFVYLGYVREELFRSFGLSNWVLPALAALTLAGIWLSLRLKRDGLSFAMSSLTIVFSVVTVFLGLFPKVLPSTLGAAYDLTIRNAASQPYTLYLMTIVGGIFLPLIIGYQAWNYYVFRHRIAVDEPKINQEIISHGTD, encoded by the coding sequence ATGGACTACGCCGCACTTTGGTTTTGGATTGTCACGGCCTGCTTTGCCATTTACTTTTTCCTTGAAGGCTTCGACTTCGGCGTGGATTTGCTGCGCCCCTTTCTGGCCCGCAACGAGCGCGAACGCAAGGCGCTGATCAACACCATCGGCCCGTTTTGGGACGGCAATGAAGTCTGGGTCATTTTGGCGGCGGGCGCGATTTTTGCCACCTTCCCGCTGTGGTACGGCGCACTCCTGACCGGCCTCTATCCACTCTTCACCCTGATTTTGCTGGCCCTGATCGGACGCGGGGTGGCTTTCGAGTTCCGGGCGCAGGTGGATCACCGCCACTGGCGCGTCTTCTGGGACGTGACCAGTTTTATCGGCAGTTTTATTCCGGCGTTTGCCTGGGGGCTGATCATGGCGGCGCTGGTGCAGGGCCTTCCAATCGGTCAGGCGGGCGTTTATCAAGGCACGCTGACCAGTTACATCACCCCCTTTACCCTGTTCGGCGGCCTGACCACCACGCTGCTGTTTATGCTGCATGGCGCAACCTTTTTGCTGCTGCGCCTGGACACCCAGAGCGCACTCCACGCCCGCGCCCGTTCGGCGGCGCTGTTCTGGGGCGCATTTGCCACCGTCGCGGTGCTGGGCTTTGTCTACCTCGGCTACGTGCGCGAGGAGCTGTTCAGAAGCTTCGGGCTCAGCAATTGGGTCTTGCCTGCGCTGGCGGCGCTGACTTTGGCCGGCATCTGGCTTTCTCTGCGCCTCAAGCGCGATGGACTGAGCTTTGCCATGAGCAGCCTCACCATAGTCTTTTCGGTGGTCACGGTCTTTCTGGGTTTGTTTCCCAAAGTCTTGCCGTCCACCCTCGGCGCGGCCTACGATCTGACCATCCGCAACGCCGCCAGCCAGCCGTACACGCTGTACCTGATGACCATCGTGGGCGGAATTTTCTTGCCGCTGATTATCGGCTACCAAGCTTGGAATTATTACGTGTTCCGTCACCGCATCGCAGTGGACGAGCCGAAGATCAACCAAGAAATCATCTCGCACGGCACAGATTGA
- a CDS encoding cytochrome ubiquinol oxidase subunit I, translating into MDFSTLELSRFQFATTSIFHFFFVPFTVGFAVFIALLQTLAFVRKSDDLERLTRFFGHLFFINFVVGVVTGIVQEFQFGMNWQVFSNFVGNIFGVPLALEVLMAFFLESTFLGLWWFGKDRLPSWLNLSFIWLVAIGTAISAFWIIIANAWMQHPVGYEILNGQAVLTSFWAVMTNPKGWQWFSHIFAGGLTVAAFFVMAVSGYHLRRKHEIPLFKTGLHLALVLATLGSLGVVASGHIQGQSAVRDQPMKYAAFSALWDTPEGGSMPESLIALPSNTQNRNLFSLEVPYLGSFLAFDNLYQKAQGMNELQAEMVKTYGPGNYIPPVWPVYWAFRIMVGLGGIMLLTVLWGLWLWRKGQLETAKGYLIFLLIMPLVPHLANFSGFVTTEIGRQPWVVQGLLLTKDAVSPLPVAYVIASLVAFWIIYLLLIGLDVFLLTRTARAGMHPPDTELASVPAPDYTLGSDPVKLKGS; encoded by the coding sequence ATGGACTTTAGCACCCTTGAACTCTCGCGCTTTCAGTTTGCCACCACCAGTATTTTCCACTTTTTCTTCGTGCCGTTTACAGTGGGCTTTGCCGTTTTTATCGCGCTGCTGCAAACGCTGGCTTTCGTGCGCAAAAGTGACGACCTCGAGCGGCTGACCCGCTTTTTCGGTCACCTGTTTTTCATCAATTTCGTGGTGGGCGTCGTCACCGGCATCGTGCAGGAATTTCAGTTCGGTATGAACTGGCAGGTCTTTTCCAACTTCGTCGGCAATATTTTCGGCGTGCCGCTGGCCCTAGAAGTGCTGATGGCCTTCTTTTTGGAGAGTACCTTCCTCGGTTTGTGGTGGTTTGGCAAAGACCGCTTGCCGAGCTGGCTCAACCTGAGTTTTATCTGGTTGGTGGCTATCGGCACTGCCATCAGCGCGTTTTGGATCATCATTGCCAACGCCTGGATGCAGCACCCGGTCGGCTACGAAATCCTGAACGGTCAAGCGGTGCTGACCTCGTTTTGGGCCGTCATGACCAATCCTAAAGGCTGGCAGTGGTTCTCGCACATCTTCGCAGGTGGCCTGACCGTGGCGGCCTTTTTCGTGATGGCCGTCAGCGGCTACCACCTGCGGCGCAAGCACGAAATCCCCCTCTTCAAAACGGGCCTGCACCTCGCTTTGGTGCTGGCGACCCTGGGCAGTTTGGGCGTGGTGGCCAGCGGGCATATTCAGGGCCAAAGCGCCGTGCGCGATCAGCCGATGAAGTACGCGGCCTTCAGCGCCCTGTGGGACACGCCGGAGGGCGGCAGTATGCCCGAAAGCCTGATCGCTCTGCCCAGCAATACCCAAAACCGCAATCTGTTCTCGCTGGAAGTCCCGTACCTCGGGTCATTCTTGGCCTTCGACAACCTCTATCAAAAGGCGCAGGGCATGAACGAGCTGCAAGCCGAGATGGTCAAAACGTACGGCCCTGGCAATTACATTCCTCCTGTTTGGCCGGTCTACTGGGCCTTCCGGATCATGGTGGGCCTCGGCGGAATCATGCTATTGACGGTGCTGTGGGGGCTGTGGCTGTGGCGAAAAGGCCAGCTGGAAACCGCCAAAGGCTACCTGATCTTTCTGTTGATCATGCCTCTGGTGCCGCACCTCGCCAACTTTTCGGGCTTTGTTACCACCGAAATCGGGCGGCAACCCTGGGTGGTTCAGGGGTTGCTGCTTACCAAAGACGCGGTGAGTCCGCTGCCGGTGGCCTACGTGATCGCCAGCTTGGTGGCCTTCTGGATTATTTACCTGCTGCTGATCGGCTTAGACGTCTTCTTGCTGACCCGCACCGCCCGCGCCGGAATGCACCCGCCCGACACCGAACTGGCCAGCGTGCCCGCGCCGGATTACACGCTGGGATCTGATCCGGTGAAATTGAAGGGGAGCTGA